One genomic region from Sulfurimonas sp. encodes:
- a CDS encoding NAD(P)-binding domain-containing protein encodes MNIIYDIVIIGGGPGGIGTAIEAAVHGIENILLIDKADNHSNTIRKFYKDNKRVDKDWKGQTMNIEGNIPFMDGTKESTLDFFDQLLDQEKIDTAFRTEVESVVRNEKEDIFIITTPTQSFRSKAVVVTIGKMGKPNKPSYKVPPSIKKYVNYNLDKCSNGEKILVVGGGNSASEYAYELADQKNSVTLVYRKGSFSRLNPENEETLKRYDGQERLRLRMNTDIESLENYEGRIKVNFNDGYFTIYDRIIYAIGGTSPVDFLKKCGINVDEDGKPIYNEHYRTSVSSLYVAGDIAFNTGGSIAAALNHGYHIVNSVMARSGKIYAHTDKIEEFFKNNPDFK; translated from the coding sequence ATGAACATTATTTATGATATTGTAATTATTGGCGGTGGTCCAGGTGGAATAGGAACAGCTATTGAAGCAGCGGTTCATGGAATAGAGAATATCTTACTTATTGATAAGGCAGATAATCACTCAAACACTATTAGAAAATTTTACAAAGACAACAAAAGAGTAGATAAAGACTGGAAAGGTCAAACTATGAACATAGAAGGAAATATCCCTTTTATGGATGGAACAAAAGAATCAACTTTAGACTTTTTTGACCAACTCTTAGACCAAGAAAAAATTGACACTGCTTTTAGAACTGAAGTTGAGAGTGTTGTTAGAAATGAAAAAGAAGATATATTTATAATCACTACTCCAACTCAAAGCTTTAGATCAAAAGCAGTAGTTGTGACCATCGGAAAAATGGGTAAACCAAATAAACCTTCTTACAAAGTCCCTCCATCTATCAAAAAATATGTAAATTATAATCTTGACAAATGTAGTAATGGTGAAAAGATTCTTGTAGTTGGTGGTGGAAACTCAGCATCTGAGTATGCTTATGAGTTGGCTGACCAAAAGAACAGTGTAACTTTAGTTTACAGAAAAGGTAGTTTTTCCCGTTTAAACCCTGAAAATGAAGAAACTCTAAAACGCTACGATGGACAAGAAAGATTACGCCTTAGAATGAATACTGATATAGAGAGTTTAGAAAACTACGAAGGTAGAATTAAAGTGAATTTTAATGATGGTTATTTTACTATTTATGACAGAATTATTTACGCAATAGGTGGAACTTCTCCCGTTGATTTCTTGAAAAAATGTGGCATAAATGTTGATGAAGATGGAAAACCTATATATAATGAACATTACAGAACAAGCGTATCATCTCTTTATGTTGCAGGAGATATAGCTTTTAACACTGGTGGCTCTATTGCAGCAGCCTTAAATCATGGTTACCATATAGTAAATTCAGTTATGGCAAGAAGTGGAAAAATATATGCTCATACAGATAAAATTGAAGAATTTTTCAAAAATAATCCAGATTTTAAATAA
- the gdhA gene encoding NADP-specific glutamate dehydrogenase, which yields MSLAEEKIKKFESVSSEQDAIFFQAMEEVIYSIAPLLESCDIYKKNSILDRLVVPDRIFKFKVTWLNDQNEIMVNTGYRVQFNNALGPYKGGLRFHPSVNEGILKFLGFEQILKNALTGLPIGGAKGGSDFDPKGKSDFEVMKFCSSFMTELHKYIGPRIDVPAGDIGVGAREIGYLFGEYKKITSSFEGVLTGKPFMFGGSLMRPEATGYGVIYFTQTMLEMENKESLEGKICTVSGAGNVAIHAIEKLLHIGAIPVSCSDSRGTIYDTRGIDLALLKEIKLEKRGSLEEYVKTFPEAKYIPVNDYPQGAHAVWDIPCYAAFPCATQNELNELDAQNLIVNGCVSVSEGANMPSTPTAISNFLSHKVCFAPAKAANAGGVAVSEFEMAQNASMSHWTFEEVDTKLKNVMQQICKRVALTAKDYGVEGNYVDGANIAGFKKVADAMIAEGI from the coding sequence ATGAGTTTAGCTGAAGAAAAAATTAAAAAATTTGAGAGCGTTAGCTCTGAACAAGACGCAATCTTTTTTCAAGCGATGGAAGAGGTCATCTACTCCATCGCTCCCCTTTTAGAATCATGTGATATCTACAAAAAAAACTCTATCTTAGACAGATTAGTAGTTCCCGATAGAATCTTCAAATTTAAAGTAACTTGGTTAAATGATCAAAACGAAATCATGGTAAACACAGGTTACAGAGTTCAGTTTAACAATGCATTAGGACCATATAAAGGTGGTTTGCGTTTTCATCCAAGTGTAAATGAAGGTATCTTGAAGTTTTTAGGCTTTGAACAAATACTTAAAAATGCACTGACGGGCTTACCAATAGGTGGAGCAAAAGGCGGAAGTGACTTTGACCCAAAAGGAAAAAGTGATTTTGAAGTTATGAAATTTTGTTCATCTTTTATGACAGAACTTCATAAGTATATTGGTCCTCGTATTGATGTTCCTGCTGGAGATATCGGAGTTGGGGCAAGAGAGATAGGTTACCTTTTTGGAGAGTATAAAAAAATCACATCATCTTTTGAAGGAGTACTTACAGGTAAGCCTTTTATGTTTGGTGGTTCTTTAATGCGACCAGAAGCAACTGGATATGGAGTAATTTACTTTACTCAAACAATGTTAGAAATGGAAAACAAAGAGAGTTTAGAAGGTAAGATTTGTACGGTGAGTGGAGCAGGTAATGTTGCCATTCATGCAATAGAAAAACTTTTACATATTGGTGCTATTCCTGTAAGTTGTTCTGATTCAAGAGGTACGATATATGATACTCGGGGAATTGATTTAGCACTTTTAAAAGAGATAAAGTTAGAAAAAAGAGGCTCTTTAGAAGAATATGTAAAAACTTTTCCTGAAGCTAAATATATACCCGTAAATGATTATCCTCAAGGTGCTCATGCCGTTTGGGATATACCTTGTTATGCGGCTTTCCCGTGTGCAACTCAAAATGAACTAAATGAATTAGATGCTCAAAATCTTATAGTAAATGGATGTGTCAGTGTAAGCGAAGGAGCAAATATGCCTTCAACTCCAACAGCAATAAGTAATTTTTTATCTCATAAAGTTTGTTTTGCACCAGCAAAAGCAGCAAATGCTGGTGGAGTTGCTGTTAGTGAGTTTGAAATGGCTCAAAATGCTTCTATGAGTCATTGGACTTTTGAAGAAGTAGATACAAAACTTAAAAATGTAATGCAACAAATTTGTAAAAGAGTCGCTTTAACTGCTAAAGATTACGGAGTTGAAGGCAATTATGTAGATGGAGCAAATATCGCAGGATTTAAAAAAGTTGCAGATGCTATGATAGCAGAAGGAATCTAG
- a CDS encoding replication initiation protein produces MYKFVNQHKFSEDEIEFLVLVISQVSELDQKFKQYIVYKSDFAKKIDFKNFLSRPLEIEENDSFFITNWFTSIEFVNELYKISLSQKLMPYLIELKKNYEINELKELISQGKSKKITQVNKKNLTFQNNNEDIIIDTRRVVNYFDQERKKIQKNYIRREFKNIDGEYLLRKHLKETGRTPKMFNEAIRWLFSNNPKASFHRQNIMNIGKLIEHFNVLEHQAMYSKEAIEFNEETQIWVNIYRKQGMPEDEILEKLREAGYIS; encoded by the coding sequence ATGTATAAATTTGTAAATCAGCATAAGTTTAGTGAAGATGAAATTGAGTTTTTAGTTTTAGTCATCTCACAAGTTAGTGAATTAGACCAAAAATTTAAACAATATATAGTCTATAAATCAGATTTCGCAAAAAAAATAGATTTTAAAAACTTTTTATCAAGACCTTTAGAAATAGAAGAAAATGATAGTTTTTTTATAACAAATTGGTTTACAAGTATAGAGTTTGTAAATGAACTTTATAAAATTTCACTTTCACAAAAGTTAATGCCGTATTTGATAGAGTTAAAGAAAAATTACGAGATTAATGAACTAAAAGAGCTTATATCTCAAGGTAAATCTAAAAAAATTACACAAGTTAATAAGAAAAATTTAACTTTTCAAAATAACAATGAAGATATAATAATAGATACAAGAAGAGTAGTTAATTATTTTGACCAAGAAAGAAAAAAAATTCAAAAAAATTATATTAGAAGAGAGTTTAAAAATATTGACGGAGAGTATTTACTCAGAAAGCATCTAAAAGAAACTGGAAGAACACCAAAAATGTTCAACGAGGCTATAAGATGGCTTTTTTCAAATAATCCAAAGGCTTCATTTCATAGACAAAATATTATGAATATAGGAAAATTGATAGAACATTTTAATGTGCTAGAACATCAGGCAATGTACTCAAAAGAAGCGATTGAGTTTAATGAAGAAACACAAATCTGGGTAAATATATATAGAAAACAAGGTATGCCAGAAGATGAAATACTAGAAAAACTAAGAGAGGCTGGATATATATCATGA
- a CDS encoding molecular chaperone TorD family protein, with the protein MQKIKSRVNIYALMSRILLQELDEKTLKMIKEDENILDFFPTLKEWKQLHDVDENKLLQEYFNPDFVNLSVLHLIPYESFYVREDQMIETGGANPVTDMYSAYNFMVDYEASRTVSSDHIGVELEFMHHLCLAELKALEDENESAVKEVQVVQKEFLNKHLLKWAPLYLINMKYEARTPLYYDAAEMTMEFLLSDNEYLVEKIK; encoded by the coding sequence ATGCAAAAAATAAAGTCTAGAGTTAATATTTATGCGCTTATGTCAAGAATCTTACTTCAAGAGTTAGATGAAAAAACTCTAAAGATGATTAAAGAAGATGAAAATATTTTAGATTTTTTTCCAACTTTAAAAGAGTGGAAGCAACTTCATGATGTTGATGAAAATAAACTTTTGCAAGAATATTTTAATCCAGACTTTGTAAACTTATCTGTTTTACATCTTATACCTTATGAATCTTTTTATGTAAGAGAAGACCAAATGATTGAAACAGGTGGAGCAAACCCTGTAACAGATATGTATAGTGCATATAACTTTATGGTTGACTATGAAGCATCTAGAACTGTTTCTTCAGACCACATAGGTGTTGAACTAGAGTTTATGCATCATTTATGTTTAGCAGAATTAAAAGCTTTAGAAGATGAAAATGAAAGTGCAGTAAAAGAAGTGCAAGTCGTTCAAAAAGAGTTTTTGAATAAGCATCTACTAAAATGGGCACCGCTTTATCTTATAAATATGAAGTATGAAGCAAGAACACCTCTATACTACGATGCTGCTGAGATGACTATGGAATTTTTACTTAGTGATAATGAATATTTAGTAGAAAAAATAAAATAA
- a CDS encoding efflux RND transporter permease subunit, producing the protein MTKIIKYFIDNKRLNYMLLIFLAYMGYNAYINIPKEIFPNVELDKISVRGAYRGASATVMDKMAVRDIEEELSNINGIDKTETTITPGAFAIILTLNKNVDKVNTLSRVKDSIALTRQYLPSDMNEPVARLLDKAKSLIKLSLSSDKMSKGKLTAIAKEIKTKISRIKHISEILIRGDSKEEISIRVDSGAVLAYGLKHSSVLKAIADLSYIFPVGDIEQRGNFVYISTANGKSNALEWEDSILNIDGKYIKLGDIAKVKIEYPQTDTLASFNAKQTLTLVISKGELGDSIKLSKKLREYAKKLKRIYPKVSFNFYQDTSKPVENRLNTVLSNLMFGLILVFLSMFVLINLRIALIVSLGIPFSFIIGLLFIYYMGYSINIVSLLGALIVIGIVVDDAIVVSENIQRHIDEGMQNREAAILGVKEMILPVTLATVSTVAAFLPMFLLTGEIALFLILIPIVVVMILIGSLLESFIFLPLHASEFLRKSNNFIDWNPFRDLYGRTLSFSIKYKKIFLLLFIVLIPLLTMLTAKSMKFQFFPNFDGNNLYISGKLDINTPLEDTYKIASEIEREMMKYSEEFSLKSISATSGYRRSLSGETQRNNSVFFITMELYEREETNFINKYISPVLNFSFDFNNPDKIRQKQTFELSPRVRELVAPFKQKYKMVELGVMEDKPGLIKSDIQINLSGSNDASLQKAVKKLEVEISKLKGIKNFSDNIRYGKMEYKIKINSYGESLGLSEASVARVLSSYFLEKKQSTTFNERGVMEIKTRDSLKNSTQRLLDFNVALADGRFVKLTDIAIISQMRDYEKIDKLNGSIVKTVYASVDKRIITPTEVLEALASTLEEISDSGIEVKLLGEKEKKKQLKDDMKNALVLATFLIFLTLLLIFSKIKYALMVMSVIPLSVLGALLGHKLLGMNLSMPSVIGILGLAGVVINDGIIMLDFLHGTHKSDDFFKRAKLRLRPIVITSITTFLGLFTLMFYATGQAVILQPIAVSLGFGLMWGTFLNLLYLPTLYALVNDIKPLKSS; encoded by the coding sequence TTGACTAAAATCATAAAATATTTTATAGATAATAAGCGTTTAAACTATATGCTTTTGATTTTTTTAGCATATATGGGTTATAACGCTTATATAAATATTCCAAAAGAAATTTTCCCTAATGTTGAGCTTGATAAGATTAGTGTTCGTGGTGCTTATCGTGGTGCTAGTGCGACAGTTATGGATAAGATGGCAGTTCGTGATATAGAAGAAGAACTTAGTAACATAAATGGCATCGATAAAACAGAAACAACCATCACTCCTGGGGCATTTGCTATTATTTTAACTTTAAATAAAAATGTAGATAAGGTAAATACACTCTCTCGTGTAAAAGACTCAATTGCTCTAACAAGACAATACCTTCCTTCTGATATGAACGAGCCTGTTGCAAGGCTTTTAGATAAAGCTAAATCTCTTATAAAATTATCCTTATCCTCAGACAAGATGAGTAAAGGTAAATTGACTGCTATTGCAAAAGAGATTAAGACAAAGATTTCTCGTATAAAACATATTAGTGAAATTTTAATTCGTGGAGATTCAAAAGAAGAAATATCTATACGAGTTGATTCTGGGGCTGTTTTAGCCTATGGCTTAAAACATTCAAGTGTTTTAAAAGCTATAGCCGATTTATCATATATTTTTCCTGTTGGAGATATAGAACAAAGAGGAAATTTTGTTTATATATCTACAGCAAATGGTAAGTCAAATGCCTTAGAATGGGAAGATAGCATCTTAAATATAGATGGTAAATATATAAAGTTGGGAGATATAGCCAAGGTTAAGATTGAGTACCCACAAACAGATACTCTAGCGTCTTTTAATGCTAAACAAACACTTACTTTAGTTATCTCAAAAGGAGAGTTGGGTGACTCCATAAAACTCTCAAAAAAATTAAGAGAGTATGCAAAAAAGCTTAAAAGAATCTATCCAAAAGTTTCATTTAATTTTTACCAAGACACCTCTAAACCTGTTGAAAATAGACTTAATACTGTTCTTTCAAATTTAATGTTTGGACTTATCCTAGTTTTCCTATCTATGTTCGTCTTAATAAACTTAAGAATTGCTTTAATTGTTTCTTTAGGTATCCCGTTTTCATTTATTATTGGCTTATTATTTATTTACTATATGGGTTACTCTATAAACATCGTTTCACTTTTAGGGGCTTTGATAGTAATTGGTATAGTAGTTGACGATGCTATTGTTGTAAGTGAGAATATTCAACGGCATATAGATGAAGGGATGCAAAACCGTGAGGCGGCAATACTCGGAGTAAAAGAGATGATATTGCCTGTTACACTTGCTACAGTTTCGACAGTCGCAGCTTTTTTACCCATGTTTTTACTAACAGGAGAAATTGCACTTTTTCTTATCTTAATCCCCATAGTTGTTGTTATGATTTTGATAGGTTCACTTTTGGAAAGTTTTATATTTCTACCACTTCATGCATCTGAGTTTTTAAGAAAAAGTAACAATTTTATAGATTGGAATCCTTTTAGAGATTTATATGGAAGAACACTCTCTTTTTCTATAAAATATAAGAAGATATTTTTGCTTCTTTTCATCGTTTTGATTCCACTCTTAACAATGCTAACTGCAAAGTCAATGAAGTTTCAATTTTTTCCAAACTTTGATGGTAATAATCTTTATATATCTGGAAAATTAGATATAAATACTCCACTTGAAGATACATATAAAATAGCGAGTGAGATAGAGCGTGAAATGATGAAGTATTCGGAGGAATTTTCACTAAAGTCCATCTCTGCTACAAGTGGATATAGAAGAAGTTTATCAGGTGAAACTCAAAGAAACAATAGCGTCTTTTTTATCACAATGGAGTTATATGAAAGAGAAGAAACTAATTTTATAAACAAATATATAAGTCCTGTTCTAAACTTTAGTTTTGATTTTAATAATCCTGATAAAATCAGACAAAAACAAACTTTTGAATTATCACCAAGAGTAAGAGAGTTAGTCGCTCCTTTTAAGCAGAAGTATAAAATGGTTGAACTTGGTGTTATGGAAGATAAGCCAGGGCTTATAAAAAGTGATATTCAGATAAATCTATCTGGAAGTAATGACGCCTCTTTACAAAAAGCTGTTAAAAAACTAGAAGTAGAGATTTCTAAACTTAAGGGGATTAAAAATTTTAGTGACAATATAAGATATGGCAAGATGGAGTACAAGATAAAAATCAACTCTTATGGAGAAAGTCTAGGTCTAAGTGAAGCATCTGTTGCTAGAGTTTTAAGCTCATACTTTTTAGAAAAAAAACAATCAACCACTTTTAACGAACGCGGAGTAATGGAGATAAAAACAAGAGATAGTTTAAAAAATAGTACTCAAAGACTACTTGATTTTAATGTAGCACTGGCAGATGGGCGTTTTGTAAAACTTACAGATATAGCAATAATCTCACAGATGCGAGATTATGAAAAGATAGATAAACTAAATGGAAGCATAGTAAAAACAGTTTATGCAAGTGTAGATAAACGCATCATTACTCCAACTGAGGTTTTAGAAGCTCTAGCATCTACACTTGAAGAGATTTCTGATTCTGGGATAGAGGTAAAACTGCTTGGAGAAAAAGAAAAGAAAAAACAACTAAAAGATGATATGAAAAATGCTTTAGTTTTAGCAACCTTTTTAATCTTTTTAACACTTTTACTGATTTTTTCAAAAATAAAATATGCTTTAATGGTTATGAGCGTTATACCACTTTCTGTTTTAGGAGCATTACTAGGACATAAACTTTTAGGTATGAACTTGAGTATGCCTTCTGTTATCGGAATACTTGGACTTGCTGGAGTTGTTATAAACGATGGCATAATTATGCTTGATTTTTTACATGGAACTCATAAATCAGATGACTTTTTTAAACGAGCAAAACTTAGACTTAGACCTATCGTTATAACTTCTATCACAACATTTTTAGGATTATTTACTTTGATGTTTTACGCAACAGGACAAGCTGTTATCTTACAACCTATCGCTGTTTCTTTAGGTTTTGGTCTTATGTGGGGAACTTTTTTAAATCTTTTATATCTACCAACACTTTACGCTTTAGTCAATGATATTAAACCTCTTAAATCATCTTAA
- a CDS encoding rhodanese-like domain-containing protein, which yields MTKIFISFMLLAVTLLADLKNEYPTQKFLNSKIPIVDIRTPPEWVETGIVKDAITIMFFNEQGSYDIKVFLAELNKKVDTTKPFALICRTGSRTKILSQFLSKEIGYDVINLQGGMMYVKGMNLPIVSYKK from the coding sequence TTGACAAAAATATTTATATCTTTTATGCTTTTGGCTGTAACACTTTTAGCTGATTTAAAAAATGAGTATCCTACACAAAAATTTCTAAACTCTAAAATCCCAATAGTTGATATAAGAACACCCCCAGAATGGGTAGAAACAGGTATAGTTAAAGATGCAATAACCATTATGTTTTTTAATGAACAAGGCAGTTATGATATCAAAGTTTTTTTAGCTGAGTTAAATAAAAAAGTTGATACTACAAAACCTTTCGCTCTAATATGCAGAACAGGAAGTAGAACAAAGATACTTTCGCAGTTTTTATCTAAAGAAATCGGTTATGATGTTATAAATTTACAAGGTGGCATGATGTATGTTAAAGGTATGAACTTACCGATAGTTTCTTATAAAAAATGA
- a CDS encoding NAD(P)/FAD-dependent oxidoreductase yields the protein MKKIKYDVCVIGCGPAGFAAAMRSYDFGNHVVIVEGGHIGGAGIANGALSSKTMWELSKDFASANRIDRGYRASGLQVDYEKVRDNVFTAVRTKEYQIRSQIETFAKKEGRTKSVTLIEGWGKFSKDRTLVVTTHDGEDVEIEASSFIIASGSHPRKHPLLEVDGERIISSDHILQLKKFPKKILIVGAGIIGCEFATIFADFAQTRVYLLDSQERVIPFEDDDVSDYAGKMLEANGVNIFHKAKLRCIKKYESHIDVTLDYPDGHTQVISVDVILVSIGRVPTMKRLGLENIGIEIEGKRVIETDDCCRVCGNIYAAGDISGHAALVHIAEMEGRFAAKAIEEKIKFPLRYKNMSAIMFFNPEISTVGMSEKDCQKEKIAYKVVFYSHALVSRAIAMRSMKGFFKMIVTNEENPRILGMRAAGPQSSAAIMYIVTLMDHNIRLGDIMKTVHPHPNMTEGIQESIRTLLGKSIFKPEAFPQYIRFKTWEPDKE from the coding sequence ATGAAAAAAATAAAATATGATGTATGTGTTATAGGTTGTGGTCCTGCAGGTTTCGCTGCGGCAATGAGGTCTTATGATTTTGGTAATCATGTTGTAATCGTAGAAGGTGGACATATAGGTGGCGCTGGCATTGCAAATGGTGCGCTTAGTTCTAAAACAATGTGGGAACTCTCAAAAGATTTTGCTAGTGCAAATAGAATAGACCGTGGTTATCGTGCTTCTGGTTTGCAAGTAGATTATGAAAAAGTTAGAGATAATGTTTTTACAGCAGTAAGAACAAAAGAGTATCAAATTCGTTCTCAGATTGAAACATTTGCTAAAAAAGAGGGTCGTACAAAAAGTGTTACTTTGATTGAAGGTTGGGGAAAATTTTCAAAAGATAGAACACTTGTTGTTACTACTCATGATGGTGAAGATGTTGAAATTGAAGCAAGTAGTTTTATAATTGCAAGTGGTTCTCACCCAAGAAAACATCCACTTTTAGAAGTTGATGGAGAGAGAATTATCTCATCTGATCATATTCTGCAACTCAAAAAATTTCCAAAGAAAATTCTTATTGTTGGTGCTGGTATTATTGGCTGTGAGTTTGCTACAATTTTTGCAGATTTTGCACAAACAAGAGTTTATCTTCTTGATTCGCAAGAGAGAGTTATCCCTTTTGAAGATGATGATGTAAGTGATTATGCTGGAAAAATGCTTGAAGCAAATGGGGTGAATATTTTTCATAAGGCTAAACTTAGATGTATTAAAAAGTATGAATCACATATTGATGTAACATTAGATTACCCAGATGGGCATACCCAAGTTATCAGTGTTGATGTTATTTTAGTATCTATTGGTCGTGTTCCAACTATGAAAAGATTAGGTCTTGAAAATATAGGTATCGAAATAGAAGGAAAAAGAGTTATAGAAACTGATGATTGTTGTAGAGTGTGTGGGAATATTTATGCTGCTGGTGATATTTCAGGTCATGCTGCGCTTGTTCATATTGCAGAGATGGAAGGTAGATTTGCTGCTAAAGCCATAGAAGAAAAAATTAAATTTCCATTAAGATATAAAAATATGTCAGCAATTATGTTTTTTAATCCTGAAATTTCAACTGTTGGTATGAGTGAAAAAGATTGTCAGAAAGAAAAAATTGCCTATAAAGTTGTGTTTTACTCACACGCTTTAGTCTCTCGTGCGATAGCTATGAGAAGTATGAAAGGTTTCTTTAAGATGATTGTTACAAATGAAGAAAATCCTAGAATCCTTGGTATGAGAGCAGCTGGACCACAATCTTCAGCAGCAATTATGTATATTGTAACTTTAATGGACCATAACATTAGACTTGGTGATATTATGAAAACTGTACATCCTCATCCAAATATGACTGAGGGTATTCAAGAATCTATAAGAACACTTTTAGGTAAATCAATATTTAAACCGGAAGCATTTCCTCAGTATATAAGATTTAAAACTTGGGAACCAGATAAAGAGTAA
- a CDS encoding mechanosensitive ion channel family protein, with amino-acid sequence MKKIFFLLFLLLPVLIFGKIDFIPFVENQLELIKEMNSEEATQERIVKLIKKQEFMYSKAINQLLEDKEDYLKRSNEYKAQVFALNKVINLNKRHGNALAVARDEILVKIYTILEEQKDMIKNILISLDNVKSYDEYEKFLNKEFVRNQTRLQEINNIDYKKYLEIQGESKVLIKVKEYVKLYYMVIEVNYDVVKYLSYFDKKMYSLNEYSKYGLVAPIIQINEMQLTKNINSMLEPLGLNIIKILVIIFVTLLIYGIKKYVYTWAQSLLFRIKYIQKYSKDIVNKLHKIIKFIMLLINIEIVVYIYNDFISVNSINITFNILYSFLFTYAVYKTLNTIVSIKISEIDNNSSVKNEIINVGIKIVNFLVWIIGFLLILYSAGVNLTAVLSGLGIGGFAVALAAKDSLANFFGTLSILLSDTFSQGDWIVADKQEGTVVEIGLRVTTIRTFDNALISIPNANLANADIKNWNKRRLGRRIKMSLGVKYDSKADDIRNAVLQIREMLQTHPDIATDKTEIDRSQYSASKILSYEDSHGIKKTLLVYLDEFSSSSINILVYCFSKTVDWEEWLVTKEDVMHQMMKILEKNNLEFAFPSMSIYHENEVKNIS; translated from the coding sequence ATGAAAAAGATATTTTTTCTTTTATTTTTACTATTACCAGTTTTAATATTTGGAAAAATAGACTTTATACCTTTTGTAGAGAACCAATTAGAACTTATAAAAGAAATGAATAGTGAAGAAGCTACTCAGGAAAGAATAGTAAAATTAATTAAAAAACAAGAGTTTATGTACTCAAAGGCTATAAATCAACTCTTAGAAGATAAAGAAGATTATCTCAAACGATCTAATGAGTATAAAGCACAAGTTTTTGCACTAAATAAAGTTATAAATTTAAATAAACGACATGGCAATGCTTTGGCTGTTGCCAGAGATGAAATATTAGTAAAAATATATACAATATTAGAAGAACAAAAAGATATGATAAAAAATATTTTGATTTCTTTAGATAATGTAAAATCTTATGATGAATATGAGAAATTTTTAAATAAAGAGTTTGTGAGAAACCAAACAAGACTTCAAGAGATAAATAATATTGATTATAAAAAATATTTAGAGATTCAAGGTGAATCAAAAGTTCTTATAAAAGTTAAAGAATATGTAAAGTTATATTATATGGTTATAGAAGTTAACTATGATGTAGTTAAGTACCTCTCATATTTCGATAAAAAAATGTATAGTTTAAATGAGTATTCTAAGTATGGCTTAGTTGCCCCGATAATTCAGATAAATGAGATGCAACTTACAAAAAACATCAACTCTATGCTTGAACCACTTGGTCTTAATATAATAAAAATACTGGTTATCATATTTGTAACACTTTTAATTTATGGTATAAAAAAATATGTATATACTTGGGCACAAAGTTTATTATTTAGAATTAAATATATTCAAAAGTATTCAAAGGATATCGTAAATAAGCTACATAAAATTATAAAATTTATTATGTTACTTATAAATATAGAGATAGTAGTATATATATATAATGACTTTATATCTGTTAATAGTATCAACATAACATTTAATATTTTGTATAGTTTTTTATTCACTTACGCAGTATATAAAACTTTAAATACAATTGTTTCTATAAAAATTTCAGAAATTGATAATAATTCAAGTGTAAAAAATGAAATCATCAATGTAGGGATAAAAATAGTTAATTTCCTTGTATGGATAATAGGTTTTTTACTTATTTTATACTCAGCAGGAGTAAATCTTACTGCTGTACTTTCTGGTCTTGGTATTGGTGGTTTTGCAGTTGCTCTTGCTGCCAAAGATTCTCTTGCTAACTTTTTTGGAACTTTATCCATTTTACTTAGTGATACTTTCTCTCAAGGAGATTGGATAGTAGCAGATAAGCAAGAAGGAACAGTTGTAGAGATTGGACTTCGTGTTACTACAATTAGAACTTTTGATAATGCTCTTATATCTATACCAAATGCCAACTTGGCAAATGCAGATATAAAAAACTGGAATAAGAGAAGACTAGGGCGTAGAATCAAGATGAGTTTAGGTGTAAAGTATGACTCTAAAGCAGATGATATAAGAAATGCTGTATTACAGATAAGAGAGATGCTTCAAACGCATCCAGATATTGCAACAGATAAAACAGAAATAGATAGAAGCCAATATAGTGCATCTAAAATTTTGTCTTATGAAGATTCACATGGGATAAAAAAGACACTACTTGTTTACTTGGATGAGTTTAGTAGTTCTAGTATAAATATACTTGTTTATTGTTTTTCAAAAACTGTTGATTGGGAAGAATGGTTAGTAACAAAAGAAGATGTAATGCACCAAATGATGAAGATTTTAGAAAAAAATAACCTTGAATTTGCATTTCCATCAATGAGTATATATCATGAAAATGAAGTTAAAAATATAAGCTAA